TTCAGATTTAACACTATAATTCTTAGCTAATGATAGGTGGCAACTCCGTTAACCGAAACAAGTTTACAAATTGTAGGTTTTCATAAGTGTGTATTTTATTAAAATCCTAAACCATACAGTCTTGATTCACAAATACTATTATATCAGAACTATGCTGGATAATGAATAAAAATATTTAAGCCTACCACTGTTGGTAGGCTATGTACGTAAATTATTGCTCCATTTGTTTAGATAAAAATGCTGCAGCTGTTTCAGCAAGCTTAACTTCAATCTCTCCCATCTTTACATTTGGTTCCTTAGTTATTAATACAACTGCACCAATTGGATCTCCTTGTGTTACTATAGGTGCAATAATCTGATTAAGATACTTTTCTGGATTTAACTCATCAGAGGCTAATCTGATTGGTTTATTTGCACCTGTAGCTATATAAGTCTCTCTGCCCTCCATTATTTTCTCTAGCTCAGGGCTTACTCTTTTATCCAAGTATTCCTTTTTTGAGCCTCCAGATATGGCAACAATAGTATCCCTGTCACAAATAACTGAAGTATGACCTATGTTCTCGTATAGTGACTCTGCAAATTCAGTAGCAAACTCATTTAGCTCGCCAATAGGAGAATATTTCTTTAGTATTACCTCTCCTTCCCTATCGGTGAATATCTCTAAAGGATCGCCTTCTCTTATCCTAAGTGTTCGTCTAATCTCTTTGGGTATTACTACTCTACCTAAGTCATCTATTCTCCTTACGATTCCAGTAGCTTTCACTTTTTTCCCTCCTCAATAATAAAAGTAAATATATAGCTTTGTTTACTTATTATTTTACTATTGAGATTTTTTTATGCATAAGTGGAAATTTTATAAAAGGCGCAAAAAAAGACTGATAAGACAGTC
The nucleotide sequence above comes from Proteiniborus sp. DW1. Encoded proteins:
- the spoVT gene encoding stage V sporulation protein T, whose protein sequence is MKATGIVRRIDDLGRVVIPKEIRRTLRIREGDPLEIFTDREGEVILKKYSPIGELNEFATEFAESLYENIGHTSVICDRDTIVAISGGSKKEYLDKRVSPELEKIMEGRETYIATGANKPIRLASDELNPEKYLNQIIAPIVTQGDPIGAVVLITKEPNVKMGEIEVKLAETAAAFLSKQMEQ